Part of the Nicotiana sylvestris chromosome 5, ASM39365v2, whole genome shotgun sequence genome is shown below.
TTTTCCATATCTAAAGATAATACGACCAAATATGTCATACAAAAGAAAAAGCATGATATATTATTTTGAATTAAAATACACACAAAATATTAAAGCTTACCAAGCTCGATTTCCTCAAGATACTTCAAGTCTTCTTCAACATTAATAGGATTCTTCTCTTCTCTAAGCCAATCTTGAAGACAAATAAGAGCTTGCACACATTTAggagtcaatgaactcctaaatgaatcaagaatacGGCCACCAGTGCTAAACGCGCATTCCGACGCCACACTAGAAATTGGAATTGCCAACACATCACGAGCCAACTCCGAAAGAATAGGAAATCTGGGAGCATGTGTTTTCCACCAACTTAAGATATCAAATTCTTCACTATAAGGCTCTTGTTCTTCACTAATGTATTTATCCAACTCCGATTTAGCACCCCCATTTCCATTgtcttccttttgtttcttcAAGCTAAGCTTAGTCCTTATTTTTGATGCACTTATAACACTCCCACTAGGTGTATTAGATGTGTTGTTAGATGAAGTAGAACTAGATGGAGATTGAGGACAAGATTCGGTTGAATACTTTTTTAGATACTCTCCAAACAAAGAATTCATATAAGCATACACCTCAgcatttattttcttccctttttcctccccaaaaagttcttcaagtgctccctcaacatattcaaatttgttacgtggatccaagacggaagcaataaaaatcattttattcatcttttcaggctcaccccaatacttcttgaaCTTTTCTTGCATTTGCTGAGCCATTTTTCTCAAATGCTCATCCTCACTAGCTAAACATATTTTCAAATGACAATAAAGTTCAGATATATCCTCAAAATGAGAATTACAAGTGACATAACGTGAACCTGAAACTTTTTTAGTTAGCTCGTGAAATCGTGCAAGAAACTCTAtcacattcctcacattcacccaATCATCAGATTCAAGAGGACCTGCATTACCACCATCTTCACAAAGATGAGAACATTGATATGCAGAAAATCCATCATCAAAAAGATGCAACTTGTCAAAGGCTTTTTCAAAGTGTTGTGCTGTATCCAACATCaaataggtggaattccaccTGGTAGGAACATCCAAACACAACGTTTTGGTACATTCTACCTTTACATGTGCACAATACTGTTTAAACTTTAAGGTCCTTGCAGGCGAAGATCTCACATGCCTCACAATATTTCTAACACGTGTCACAGAAGCATCAAGTTCTTTCAAACCATCTTGCACAATTAGATTTAGTATATGAGCCATGCATCTCACATGAAGATGTTTACCACTCATCATATTAGTTTTCCACATATCTAACTGTTTAGACAATTCTTTGACAGTGACATCATTTGAAGAAGCATTGTCCACAGTAATAGTGAAAACCTTGTCTAATTTCCATTCAAGCAAACAATCCCTAATAGCTTTAGCCATCTCTTCACCCTTATGACTAGTGATAGGGCAAAAATTAAGTATTCTTTTATGCAATTTCCAATCCCTATCAATGAAGTGAGCTGTCAAacacatataatttattctttgtaaTGAAGTCCAAGTGTCTGTTGTTAGGCAAATTTTTGGTTGTGCTTCTCTAAAAGAACTTCTTAGATTTTGCCTCAATTCACCGTAAACTTCATAACAATTCCTTGTTATTGTTCTACGAGAAGGAAGACGAAATAGTGGTTGAGtttttttcataaacttcataaagccttcattttctacaaagctaaatggtagttcatcagtaactatcatctcaattaaggccctcctaaccactttttgatcaaatttccaaattgatccttcatcattttggcaaaattgaaaatttATCTTTGTTTGACTATTATCTTCTGCAATTTTAAGTGGGTATTCTTTGCATCTAAGCAAATGATTCTTCAATCCTGTTGTTCCATTCTTAGATGAATTAGCAGCATAAGCTTGTTTACAATATCGACACCGTGCTTTCCCAACcccattaacctcaaatttatcaaaatggtTCCAAACGTCAGACCTAGGTTGCATTGCTTTCCTTTTCTTGGAATCTTGAGTATCAATGGTGTTGGTGTTACTATCTACCATAATAGGTAAACTTTCACTAGAACCAACATCACTTACTTTACTTGTATCTTCCATctatacaaaattaaacaaatataaatataaatgaacAATCAACAAATTAACTACCTAGATATCAGTAACAATCAACAAATTAACTACCTTGCTACcctacaaaattaaacaaatataaacataaattcATAGTAACAGTTATTTTGAAACCAAAATCTACATAAAAGGTTTCAATGACTATTGTTCAACAAATGATCCTGGGTTAAAGAATAAGAGAGTGACTAAATCTTTTCTTGAAATTCTAGAAGACAACATAATAGAAGATACTGTCTTTGAAGGTTTTCAAAGAGAGCAGTCTGCTATTGTTAGTTGCTCTGCTCATATGGTAAAGTTCTAAAAATCAGACC
Proteins encoded:
- the LOC104242802 gene encoding zinc finger BED domain-containing protein RICESLEEPER 2-like, producing MLRKYRGDSSHVLDYSSVQLDKDLTYEEESVAILARQFRQLRSKSYSQFECSGEENIIGGDFQLDSIPHSSQILGKRSVEDAAVLFQCSELDSISISKGSKMEDTSKVSDVGSSESLPIMVDSNTNTIDTQDSKKRKAMQPRSDVWNHFDKFEVNGVGKARCRYCKQAYAANSSKNGTTGLKNHLLRCKEYPLKIAEDNSQTKINFQFCQNDEGSIWKFDQKVVRRALIEMIVTDELPFSFVENEGFMKFMKKTQPLFRLPSRRTITRNCYEVYGELRQNLRSSFREAQPKICLTTDTWTSLQRINYMCLTAHFIDRDWKLHKRILNFCPITSHKGEEMAKAIRDCLLEWKLDKVFTITVDNASSNDVTVKELSKQLDMWKTNMMSGKHLHVRCMAHILNLIVQDGLKELDASVTRVRNIVRHVRSSPARTLKFKQYCAHVKVECTKTLCLDVPTRWNSTYLMLDTAQHFEKAFDKLHLFDDGFSAYQCSHLCEDGGNAGPLESDDWVNVRNVIEFLARFHELTKKVSGSRYVTCNSHFEDISELYCHLKICLASEDEHLRKMAQQMQEKFKKYWGEPEKMNKMIFIASVLDPRNKFEYVEGALEELFGEEKGKKINAEVYAYMNSLFGEYLKKYSTESCPQSPSSSTSSNNTSNTPSGSVISASKIRTKLSLKKQKEDNGNGGAKSELDKYISEEQEPYSEEFDILSWWKTHAPRFPILSELARDVLAIPISSVASECAFSTGGRILDSFRSSLTPKCVQALICLQDWLREEKNPINVEEDLKYLEEIELGSSAIMPRATAQRPVLLLKSQDFGQLLPTTVYARFIASLYMTYS